In Acidaminococcus fermentans DSM 20731, one genomic interval encodes:
- a CDS encoding aminopeptidase — MDIQETLTRQLPLYARVLLQKGICLQKDQILVINAPVEASRFATLLTEEAYKAGAAQVVFNWYCNGTTRLRYEYETQDKFESVPHWRSEFNLDYYRKGAAFLSLISADPYAMKGIDRKKIMAWQKAFHQAVKEYSDGMMASKTNWLVAAVPSTVWARLLYPELPEQEGMDRLWIQLLDAARCLGEDPLADWDKHLAELKQRREWLTAQQFTALEYENGLGTHLTVGLPDRHIWQGGAESTARGFLFNANIPTEEVYSAPQADRVDGVVCSTRPLVYSGNLIENFRLTFKNGKVVEATAKKGEEVLKDLLKMDEGACRLGEVALIPYHSPISLMDTVFYETLLDENASCHLALGDAYPTCVEKGAEMDEEELKKAGLNDSMIHVDFMVGSPDLTITGIRKDGTKVSVFVNGDWA; from the coding sequence ATGGATATACAAGAAACCCTGACCCGGCAGCTGCCGCTGTATGCCCGGGTCCTGCTGCAAAAAGGGATCTGCCTCCAGAAGGACCAGATCCTGGTGATCAATGCCCCGGTGGAAGCCAGCCGGTTCGCCACCCTGCTGACGGAAGAAGCCTATAAGGCCGGTGCTGCCCAGGTGGTGTTCAACTGGTACTGCAATGGGACCACCCGGCTCCGGTATGAGTACGAAACCCAGGACAAGTTCGAATCCGTCCCCCACTGGCGCAGTGAATTCAACCTGGATTATTACCGGAAAGGTGCCGCTTTCCTGAGCCTGATCTCCGCCGACCCCTATGCCATGAAGGGCATCGACCGGAAAAAGATCATGGCCTGGCAAAAGGCCTTCCACCAGGCGGTCAAAGAATATTCCGACGGGATGATGGCTTCCAAAACCAACTGGCTGGTGGCCGCCGTCCCCAGTACCGTATGGGCCAGGCTGCTGTACCCGGAGCTGCCGGAACAGGAAGGCATGGACAGGCTGTGGATCCAGCTGCTGGATGCGGCCCGGTGTCTGGGCGAAGACCCTTTGGCCGACTGGGACAAGCATCTGGCGGAACTGAAACAGCGCCGGGAATGGCTGACGGCCCAGCAGTTCACCGCCCTGGAATATGAAAACGGCCTGGGTACCCATCTCACCGTGGGCCTGCCGGACCGGCACATCTGGCAGGGAGGGGCTGAAAGCACCGCCCGGGGGTTCCTGTTCAACGCCAACATCCCTACAGAAGAAGTGTATTCCGCGCCCCAGGCGGACCGGGTGGATGGGGTTGTATGCAGCACCCGTCCCCTGGTGTACAGCGGAAATCTCATCGAAAATTTCCGTCTCACCTTCAAAAACGGAAAAGTAGTGGAAGCCACAGCAAAAAAAGGCGAAGAAGTCCTGAAAGACCTGCTGAAAATGGATGAAGGTGCCTGCCGGCTGGGAGAAGTGGCCCTCATCCCCTACCATTCCCCCATTTCCCTGATGGATACGGTTTTCTACGAAACCCTCCTGGATGAAAATGCTTCCTGCCACCTGGCCCTGGGGGACGCCTACCCAACCTGTGTGGAAAAAGGAGCGGAGATGGACGAAGAAGAACTGAAAAAAGCCGGACTCAACGATTCCATGATCCACGTGGACTTCATGGTGGGCAGCCCGGATCTCACCATCACCGGGATCCGGAAAGACGGAACAAAGGTGTCCGTGTTCGTCAACGGGGATTGGGCATAA
- a CDS encoding V-type ATPase subunit — protein sequence MAQPSYEYALGRISVLSTHLLTAAQLRRIAEADSTKAAMKLLLETGYGENTATEQELAQGEIDLIIRAQMQLTRKRIQELTPDPELTGLFLLPVDTHNLKCLLKARLLGTQADAILREGGNFDLNLLKDMVQTKYYEDLPPIYCQTLNEIEGELAREADPFRLSALLDGAMFRQAKAVLDRKKEDGFIRKYFSLWADYLNTISLIRAQNLHWELSQLRLVLVDCGEIPRTVFEESLDVPPEQLGARLNQGSHGAELVQAINEFAQTNELGVIARRMEEGLSLILRRARWDTHSLGPIVGYLEARETEAEALRMIFGAIQGGFEPQLPSVYA from the coding sequence ATGGCCCAGCCCAGTTATGAATATGCTCTGGGCCGGATCAGCGTCCTGTCCACCCATCTGCTCACCGCAGCCCAGCTGCGGCGGATTGCGGAAGCCGACAGCACAAAGGCGGCCATGAAGCTGCTGCTGGAGACCGGGTACGGGGAAAATACGGCCACGGAACAGGAACTGGCCCAGGGAGAAATCGACCTGATCATCCGGGCCCAGATGCAGCTGACCCGGAAACGGATCCAGGAACTGACGCCGGATCCGGAACTGACCGGTCTGTTCCTGCTGCCGGTGGATACCCACAACCTGAAATGCCTGCTGAAGGCACGGCTGCTGGGAACCCAGGCGGACGCCATCCTCCGGGAGGGAGGCAATTTCGACCTGAACCTCCTGAAGGACATGGTCCAGACCAAATATTATGAAGACCTGCCGCCCATCTACTGCCAGACCCTGAACGAAATCGAAGGGGAGCTGGCCCGGGAAGCGGATCCTTTCCGGCTCAGCGCCCTGCTGGACGGAGCCATGTTCCGTCAGGCAAAGGCGGTGCTGGACCGGAAAAAGGAAGACGGCTTCATCCGGAAGTATTTTTCTCTGTGGGCGGATTACCTGAATACCATCAGCCTGATCCGGGCCCAGAATCTCCACTGGGAACTGTCCCAGCTGCGGCTGGTCCTGGTGGACTGCGGAGAGATCCCCCGGACGGTGTTCGAAGAAAGCCTGGATGTGCCTCCGGAACAGCTGGGGGCCCGTCTGAACCAGGGAAGCCATGGGGCGGAACTGGTCCAGGCCATCAATGAATTTGCACAGACCAATGAGCTGGGGGTCATTGCCCGCCGGATGGAAGAGGGGCTGAGCCTGATCCTCCGCCGGGCCAGATGGGATACCCATTCTCTGGGGCCCATCGTGGGATACCTGGAAGCCCGGGAAACGGAAGCGGAAGCCCTGCGGATGATCTTCGGAGCCATCCAGGGCGGCTTTGAACCCCAGCTGCCCAGTGTCTATGCCTGA
- a CDS encoding V-type ATP synthase subunit E has product MSGDKIIQKIEEEAKQDAAAIGAAAQEKARKEKEQILAKAREEVREIQAKSQVDAKEAAGRLQLIAELQSRKENLASKRKVLQEAFDQAAGQLEALPQEQWENLIGRIILESDLTGRETLVVPAKDRPRYENGFLARLNGELKAQGREGALALSDKEADFADGVLIEGDTCDYDGSFATLLEDVRTGEEYRVAELLFGAEVK; this is encoded by the coding sequence GTGTCTGGTGACAAAATCATTCAGAAAATAGAAGAAGAAGCGAAGCAGGACGCGGCAGCCATCGGAGCAGCGGCTCAGGAAAAGGCCCGGAAGGAAAAGGAACAGATCCTGGCCAAAGCCCGGGAAGAGGTCCGGGAAATCCAGGCCAAATCCCAGGTGGATGCCAAAGAAGCGGCCGGCCGTCTGCAGCTGATCGCGGAACTGCAGAGCCGGAAAGAGAACCTGGCCAGCAAGCGGAAAGTGCTCCAGGAAGCTTTTGATCAGGCTGCCGGACAGCTGGAAGCCCTGCCCCAGGAACAGTGGGAAAATCTGATCGGGCGGATCATCCTGGAATCGGATCTTACCGGCCGTGAAACCCTGGTGGTACCGGCCAAGGACCGGCCCCGGTATGAAAACGGATTCCTGGCCCGGCTCAACGGTGAGCTGAAGGCCCAGGGCCGGGAAGGGGCACTGGCCCTGTCGGACAAAGAGGCGGATTTCGCCGATGGGGTGCTGATCGAAGGGGATACCTGTGATTATGACGGTTCCTTCGCCACCCTGCTGGAAGACGTACGGACCGGGGAGGAATACCGCGTGGCAGAGCTCCTGTTTGGCGCGGAGGTGAAGTAA
- a CDS encoding V-type ATP synthase subunit A encodes MVSGKIVKVSGPLIVAEGMKDVQLHDMVRVSDKRLIGEVIELRDDKASIQVYEETAGLGPGEPVESTGSPMSVELAPGLIESIFDGIQRPLEKIYELAGDRISRGVEVPKLNREKKWQFVPVAKPGDQVSGGDVIGTVQETPAVLHKIMVPPGKSGTVEWVYEGEATILDPVYKLKDSKGNVQEYPMLQQWPVRVARPYKTKLPPEEPMVTGQRVIDTLFPIAKGGVAAVPGPFGSGKTVIQHQLAKWADADIIVYVGCGERGNEMTDVLNEFPALNDPRTGLPLMKRTVLIANTSDMPVAAREASIYTGITIAEYYRDMGYKVAIMADSTSRWAEALREMSSRLEEMPGEEGYPAYLSSRLAEYYERAGEVECLGQEDRVGAVSAIGAVSPPGGDISEPVSQATLRIVKVFWCLSSALAYARHFPAIDWLQSYSLYSDRLRAYYDAKVAPDWSKLVGTAMEILQEESNLNEIVRLVGIDALGFKDRITMECARSIREDFLHQNSFHEVDTYTSLEKQYDMLKLIITWYEKALDAMTKHVKLDKLIDMPIREQIGRAKYIPEKERKEKFGQLNRDLEQAFAELTEEGEENA; translated from the coding sequence ATCGTGAGTGGAAAGATCGTGAAAGTATCCGGCCCGCTGATTGTCGCCGAAGGCATGAAAGACGTGCAGCTCCATGATATGGTCCGCGTCAGTGACAAGCGCCTGATCGGTGAAGTCATCGAGCTTCGTGATGATAAGGCTTCTATCCAGGTTTACGAAGAAACGGCCGGCCTGGGGCCGGGGGAACCGGTGGAATCCACCGGGTCTCCCATGAGTGTGGAACTGGCTCCCGGGCTGATCGAAAGCATCTTCGACGGGATCCAGCGCCCGCTGGAAAAAATCTATGAACTGGCCGGGGACCGGATCAGCCGGGGGGTGGAAGTGCCCAAACTGAACCGGGAAAAGAAATGGCAGTTCGTGCCGGTGGCCAAACCGGGGGATCAGGTCTCCGGCGGTGATGTGATCGGTACGGTCCAGGAAACCCCGGCGGTGCTCCACAAGATCATGGTGCCTCCCGGCAAAAGCGGCACCGTGGAATGGGTCTATGAAGGGGAAGCCACCATCCTGGACCCGGTGTACAAACTGAAGGACAGCAAAGGGAATGTGCAGGAATATCCCATGCTGCAGCAGTGGCCGGTCCGTGTGGCCCGGCCCTACAAGACCAAGCTGCCTCCGGAAGAACCCATGGTCACCGGGCAGCGGGTCATCGATACCCTGTTCCCCATTGCCAAAGGGGGCGTGGCCGCCGTGCCCGGTCCTTTCGGCAGCGGCAAGACGGTCATCCAGCATCAGCTGGCCAAGTGGGCGGATGCGGACATCATCGTCTATGTGGGCTGTGGGGAACGTGGGAACGAAATGACCGACGTACTGAACGAATTCCCGGCTCTGAACGATCCCCGTACCGGCCTGCCGCTGATGAAGCGGACGGTGCTGATCGCCAATACCTCCGACATGCCGGTGGCCGCCCGGGAAGCGTCCATTTACACCGGTATCACCATTGCTGAATACTATCGGGACATGGGCTACAAAGTGGCCATCATGGCCGACTCCACCTCCCGCTGGGCGGAAGCCCTCCGGGAAATGTCCTCCCGTCTGGAAGAAATGCCCGGTGAAGAAGGGTACCCGGCGTACCTGTCCTCCCGTCTGGCGGAATACTACGAACGGGCCGGGGAAGTGGAATGTCTGGGCCAGGAGGACCGGGTAGGGGCGGTTTCCGCCATCGGGGCCGTATCCCCTCCCGGCGGGGATATTTCCGAACCCGTATCCCAGGCCACCCTGCGGATCGTGAAGGTGTTCTGGTGCCTGTCTTCGGCCCTGGCCTATGCCCGGCATTTCCCGGCCATCGACTGGCTCCAGAGCTATTCCCTGTATTCCGACCGGCTGCGGGCTTATTATGATGCCAAAGTGGCTCCCGACTGGTCCAAACTGGTGGGGACCGCCATGGAGATCCTCCAGGAAGAATCCAACCTGAACGAAATCGTCCGTCTGGTGGGGATCGATGCCCTGGGCTTCAAGGACCGGATCACCATGGAATGTGCCCGGTCCATCCGGGAAGACTTCCTGCACCAGAACTCCTTCCACGAAGTGGATACCTACACTTCTCTGGAAAAACAGTATGACATGCTGAAACTGATCATCACCTGGTACGAGAAAGCCCTGGATGCCATGACCAAGCATGTGAAACTGGACAAACTGATCGATATGCCCATCCGGGAACAGATCGGCCGTGCCAAGTACATTCCGGAAAAAGAACGGAAGGAAAAATTCGGCCAGCTGAACCGGGATCTGGAGCAGGCCTTTGCAGAACTGACGGAAGAGGGTGAAGAAAATGCGTAA
- a CDS encoding PLP-dependent aminotransferase family protein, translating into MLTTFNFRAQPGKEPLYRQLADYFRQEIRQQHLVSQDFLPSIRKLTRDLKLSRTTAENAYQILIDQGYVENLPNRGYRVAVYQPREASEGQEAGEELRRPEVRWNFSNNYIDTSTFDTVLWRRCLNQVLRNPASIAGYGDPQGEPELRRVLARYSYASRGVVCRPEQILVGAGLQTLLLILLPLLPLDQKVAGLEAPGFPQAEQIFHLMGWKTRLFDPADPKGDWPGLLMISPANPYKGRALTEKERNNLIVATQLERVYLLEDDYNGEFRYLHRPTPALHSFGNREQIIYLGSFSRTMLPSLRISYLVLPEKLLPAYEAIADRYNQTSSTVEQLALAAYIEEGHLTRHIRKLRSLYRTKSRRLKEELTSRFGSKVRLLSYGSGLHLHIALDLPGTAEELARKALAQGVRVIPVRGTEPGRSPEFLLSFAGIPEEKIREGVEAFREALEK; encoded by the coding sequence GTGCTGACTACCTTTAATTTCCGGGCACAGCCGGGAAAAGAGCCTCTTTACCGGCAGCTGGCTGATTATTTCCGGCAGGAAATCCGCCAGCAGCATCTGGTTTCCCAGGATTTCCTGCCCTCCATCCGCAAACTGACCCGGGACCTGAAACTGAGCCGGACCACGGCGGAAAACGCTTACCAGATCCTCATCGACCAGGGGTATGTGGAAAACCTGCCCAACCGGGGTTACCGGGTGGCCGTCTATCAGCCCCGGGAAGCATCGGAGGGACAGGAAGCCGGGGAAGAACTCCGCCGGCCGGAAGTCCGCTGGAATTTTTCCAACAACTACATCGATACTTCCACCTTTGACACGGTGCTCTGGCGGCGCTGTCTGAACCAGGTGCTGCGGAATCCGGCGTCCATCGCCGGGTACGGGGATCCCCAGGGGGAACCGGAACTGCGCCGGGTCCTGGCCCGGTACAGTTATGCCTCCCGGGGGGTGGTGTGCCGTCCGGAACAGATCCTGGTGGGGGCCGGTCTCCAGACCCTGCTGCTGATCCTGCTGCCCCTGCTGCCCCTGGATCAGAAGGTGGCGGGCCTGGAAGCACCAGGGTTTCCCCAGGCGGAACAGATTTTCCATCTGATGGGGTGGAAGACCCGGCTTTTTGATCCGGCGGATCCCAAGGGAGACTGGCCCGGCCTGTTGATGATTTCCCCGGCCAATCCCTACAAGGGGCGGGCCCTGACGGAAAAAGAACGGAACAACCTGATCGTGGCTACCCAGCTGGAACGGGTGTATTTGCTGGAAGACGACTACAACGGGGAATTCCGGTATCTCCACCGGCCCACCCCGGCTCTCCACAGTTTTGGAAACCGGGAACAGATCATCTATCTGGGGTCTTTTTCCCGGACCATGCTGCCGTCCCTGCGGATCAGCTATCTGGTGCTGCCGGAGAAACTGCTGCCGGCCTATGAGGCCATTGCGGACCGGTACAACCAGACTTCCTCCACGGTGGAGCAGCTGGCTCTGGCGGCGTATATCGAAGAAGGTCATCTCACCCGGCACATCCGGAAGCTCCGGAGCCTGTACCGGACCAAGAGCCGGCGGCTGAAGGAAGAACTGACCAGCCGGTTCGGGAGCAAGGTCCGGCTGCTGAGCTACGGGTCCGGGCTCCATCTCCACATCGCCCTGGATCTGCCGGGAACGGCGGAAGAACTGGCCCGGAAAGCCCTGGCCCAGGGGGTCCGGGTCATCCCGGTCCGGGGTACGGAGCCGGGACGGTCCCCGGAATTCCTGCTGTCCTTTGCCGGGATTCCCGAGGAGAAGATCCGGGAAGGGGTGGAAGCCTTCCGGGAGGCTCTGGAGAAGTAA
- a CDS encoding V-type ATP synthase subunit D produces MATNVNPTRMELTRLKRRLATAVRGHKLLKDKRDEMVRQFMIYIRRNHELRLKMEKALQNVSHHFVVARAHMGFLTMNEALLYPARSAEFEVGSKNVMSVDVPTLTYTGATADDAAQVPYSFAFTTGELDTAVTELTTCLPDLLELAEVEKTCNMLADEIEKTRRRVNALEYVMIPEMQESIKYITMKLSENERASTVRLMKAKEIMAKQA; encoded by the coding sequence ATGGCGACCAACGTGAATCCGACCCGGATGGAGCTGACCCGGCTGAAACGCCGGCTGGCCACCGCCGTCCGGGGGCATAAACTGCTGAAAGACAAACGGGACGAAATGGTCCGGCAGTTCATGATCTACATTCGCCGGAACCACGAGCTGCGGCTGAAGATGGAAAAAGCCCTTCAGAACGTGTCCCACCATTTCGTGGTGGCCCGGGCCCATATGGGGTTCCTGACCATGAACGAAGCCCTGCTGTACCCGGCCCGGAGTGCCGAGTTCGAAGTGGGGAGCAAGAATGTGATGAGCGTGGACGTGCCCACCCTGACCTATACGGGGGCTACGGCGGATGATGCGGCCCAGGTGCCCTATTCCTTCGCCTTTACCACCGGGGAACTGGACACGGCGGTGACGGAACTGACCACCTGCCTGCCGGATCTTTTGGAACTGGCGGAAGTGGAAAAGACCTGCAACATGCTGGCGGATGAAATCGAAAAGACCCGCCGGCGGGTGAACGCCCTGGAATACGTGATGATCCCGGAAATGCAGGAAAGCATCAAGTACATCACCATGAAGCTCAGCGAAAACGAAAGAGCCAGTACGGTGCGCCTGATGAAAGCCAAGGAAATCATGGCGAAGCAGGCGTGA
- a CDS encoding V-type ATP synthase subunit K: MITLGTALAFGGAATAAALAGVGSAIGVGIAGQAASGVVSEDPDKFGNVLVLQALPGTQGIYGLLIAFIIILNLGVIDGNVKDLTTFQGLAYLFAALPMGIGGLLSAIYQGKVAASGIYLTAKRPEETGKGIILTAMVETYAVLSLLISFIMVNGIKL; encoded by the coding sequence ATGATTACTTTAGGAACAGCGCTGGCATTTGGCGGGGCAGCAACGGCTGCCGCTCTGGCAGGGGTTGGCAGTGCCATCGGCGTAGGGATCGCCGGGCAGGCCGCTTCCGGTGTGGTCAGCGAAGACCCGGACAAGTTCGGTAACGTACTGGTACTCCAGGCCCTGCCTGGTACCCAGGGCATTTACGGGCTGCTGATCGCTTTCATCATCATCCTGAACCTGGGGGTCATTGACGGGAACGTGAAAGACCTGACCACCTTCCAGGGCCTGGCCTATCTGTTTGCCGCACTGCCCATGGGCATCGGCGGTCTGCTGTCCGCCATCTATCAGGGGAAAGTGGCTGCCTCCGGCATCTATCTGACGGCAAAACGGCCGGAAGAAACCGGTAAAGGCATCATCCTGACGGCCATGGTGGAAACCTACGCCGTGCTGAGTCTGCTGATTTCCTTCATCATGGTGAACGGGATCAAATTATAA
- a CDS encoding V-type ATP synthase subunit I, whose product MLVPMQKLTLYALKADRDALLLALQKDGSVMLEPEAGSKALPGSEKVSAQLDKTGQVLQFLVQNGAKNPLFPQKETISYGNFLEETQEGRKLTEKLDTTASKIASLESEAAALRTQAESLDPWLELDIPLEQLSFTETTRCHVGFLPEKELPEFQKAISGLLADVSLYGVTQDGQAMVVLAYEEADSEVKHLLKEHDFSEAVLPKHSGLAADVRKELLQEAEEKEARISRLKEETRESIPRKQQVELYYDQLSAAHDRLQNGGVETVSAFKVQGWVRKDRTQRVEKVVQSVTDAYQLTFADPAEGEIPPTVLENGKLVEPYESVVELYSLPKAGSIDPDLVMAPFHFIFFGMMLSDAGYGLVLTVMLYFALKKFRPTGFARQLAMVIFFGSISTIIWGAMFGGWFGLEWQPLLFVPMKEPLKMLALCFGLGAIHLVAGMVVKIYMLLRDGDVMGAVCDQISWLIMFLGFFLMALVPGPVGKYLAWLGAGIIVLFGGREKKGIVNRLLGGLLTLYNISGYLSDLLSYSRIFALGLATGVIAMVINTVAQMLWSAGPVGIVAAILVLLAGHYFNIIINVLGAFVHSSRLQYIEFFGKFYEAGGRAFLPLALRTKYTDITK is encoded by the coding sequence ATGTTAGTCCCTATGCAAAAACTGACTCTCTACGCCCTGAAAGCCGATCGCGATGCCCTGCTCCTGGCCCTCCAGAAGGACGGGAGTGTGATGCTGGAACCGGAAGCGGGAAGCAAGGCCCTTCCCGGATCAGAAAAAGTCAGCGCCCAGCTGGATAAAACCGGTCAGGTGCTCCAGTTCCTGGTCCAGAATGGTGCCAAGAATCCCCTGTTTCCTCAGAAAGAAACCATTTCCTATGGGAATTTCCTGGAAGAGACCCAGGAAGGCCGGAAGCTGACGGAAAAACTGGATACCACCGCCAGCAAGATCGCTTCCCTGGAAAGTGAAGCGGCGGCCCTCCGGACCCAGGCGGAAAGCCTGGATCCCTGGCTGGAACTGGACATTCCCCTGGAACAGCTGAGCTTTACGGAAACCACCCGCTGCCATGTGGGATTCCTGCCGGAAAAAGAACTGCCGGAATTCCAGAAGGCCATCAGCGGCCTCCTGGCGGATGTGAGCCTGTATGGGGTGACCCAGGACGGGCAGGCCATGGTGGTGCTGGCTTATGAAGAGGCCGACAGTGAAGTGAAGCATCTGCTGAAGGAACATGATTTCAGCGAGGCAGTGCTGCCCAAACACAGCGGCCTGGCGGCAGATGTCCGGAAGGAACTGCTCCAGGAAGCGGAGGAAAAGGAAGCACGGATCAGCCGTCTGAAGGAGGAAACCCGGGAAAGCATCCCCCGGAAACAGCAGGTGGAACTGTACTACGACCAGCTGAGTGCCGCCCATGACCGTCTCCAGAACGGCGGGGTGGAAACCGTCAGTGCCTTCAAGGTACAGGGCTGGGTGCGGAAGGACCGGACCCAACGGGTGGAAAAGGTGGTCCAGAGTGTCACCGACGCCTACCAGCTGACCTTTGCAGATCCGGCAGAAGGGGAAATCCCTCCTACGGTACTGGAAAACGGCAAACTGGTGGAACCCTACGAAAGCGTAGTGGAACTGTATTCCCTGCCCAAAGCCGGTTCCATCGATCCGGATCTGGTCATGGCTCCCTTCCACTTCATCTTTTTCGGCATGATGCTGTCCGATGCAGGCTACGGCCTGGTGCTGACCGTGATGCTGTATTTTGCCCTGAAGAAGTTCCGGCCCACCGGGTTCGCCCGGCAGCTGGCCATGGTGATTTTCTTCGGGAGTATTTCCACCATTATCTGGGGAGCCATGTTCGGCGGCTGGTTCGGCCTGGAATGGCAGCCTCTGCTGTTCGTCCCCATGAAGGAACCCCTGAAGATGCTGGCGCTGTGCTTCGGCCTGGGGGCCATCCATCTGGTGGCCGGCATGGTGGTGAAAATCTACATGCTGCTCCGGGATGGGGATGTGATGGGAGCGGTCTGTGACCAGATCAGCTGGCTCATCATGTTCCTGGGCTTCTTCCTCATGGCACTGGTGCCGGGGCCTGTGGGCAAGTACCTGGCCTGGCTGGGTGCCGGCATCATCGTCCTGTTCGGGGGACGGGAAAAGAAGGGCATCGTGAACCGTCTCCTGGGCGGTCTCCTGACCCTATACAACATCAGCGGTTATCTCAGCGATCTGTTGAGCTATTCCCGGATCTTTGCTCTGGGACTGGCCACCGGGGTCATCGCCATGGTCATCAATACCGTGGCCCAGATGCTCTGGAGCGCAGGCCCTGTGGGCATTGTGGCGGCCATCCTGGTGCTTCTGGCAGGGCATTACTTCAACATCATCATCAACGTGCTGGGTGCCTTCGTGCACAGCAGCCGTCTGCAGTACATCGAATTCTTCGGCAAGTTCTACGAAGCCGGCGGCCGGGCATTTCTGCCTTTGGCGCTCCGGACCAAGTATACTGACATTACCAAATAA
- a CDS encoding V-type ATP synthase subunit F, protein MDKKKIAVIGDPSSVMIFKAVGFDVFYEEEQEQIERRIHRLADGGYAVIYITETAAQKAQAVIAEYATATFPAIIPIPAGNKSLGLGMKRVRENVEKAVGADILFKEG, encoded by the coding sequence ATGGATAAAAAGAAAATTGCAGTGATCGGCGATCCCAGCTCCGTGATGATCTTCAAAGCCGTAGGATTCGATGTGTTCTACGAGGAAGAACAGGAACAGATAGAGCGCAGGATCCACCGTCTGGCCGATGGGGGCTATGCCGTGATCTATATTACGGAAACCGCCGCCCAGAAGGCCCAGGCGGTGATCGCAGAATATGCTACCGCTACCTTTCCCGCTATCATTCCCATCCCCGCCGGGAACAAATCCCTGGGACTGGGCATGAAGCGTGTCCGGGAAAATGTGGAAAAAGCAGTAGGCGCCGATATTCTATTCAAGGAAGGGTAG
- a CDS encoding V-type ATP synthase subunit B: protein MRKDYKTIREVVGPLMLVDQVKGATYDELVEIHQANGELRKGKVLTVDGDKALVQLFEDSQGLQPATAKARFLGHGIQLGVSPAMLGRVFDGMGSPIDGGPAIIPEEYKDINGEPMNPAAREYPSEFIQTGVSAIDGLNTLVRGQKLPVFSGSGLPHAQLAAQIARQARVRGTDEKFAVVFAAVGITFEEANFFMQDFNRTGALSRAVMFINLANDPAVERIATPRMAITAAEYLAFELDMHVLVIITDITNYADALREVSAARKEVPGRRGYPGYLYTDLATMYERAGRIRGKKGSITMIPILSMPEDDKTHPIPDLTGYITEGQIILSRELYRKGLTPPIDVLPSLSRLKDKGVGKGKTREDHADTMNQLFAAYSRGKQAKELATILGDSALSKVDKLYAQFADAFEKEYVSQGYRTNRSIEETLDLGWKLLGILPRSELKRIRDEYLDKYYKPADGSKGE, encoded by the coding sequence ATGCGTAAGGATTACAAGACCATCCGTGAAGTGGTGGGCCCTCTGATGCTGGTGGATCAGGTGAAAGGCGCAACCTATGACGAACTGGTGGAAATCCACCAGGCCAACGGGGAACTCCGGAAGGGCAAGGTGCTTACCGTGGACGGGGACAAGGCCCTGGTCCAGCTGTTCGAAGATTCCCAGGGGCTGCAGCCGGCTACAGCCAAGGCCCGGTTCCTGGGCCACGGGATCCAGCTGGGGGTGTCTCCCGCCATGCTGGGCCGGGTGTTCGACGGCATGGGCAGCCCCATTGACGGGGGGCCGGCCATCATCCCGGAAGAATACAAGGACATCAATGGGGAACCCATGAACCCGGCGGCCCGGGAATATCCTTCCGAATTCATCCAGACCGGGGTCAGTGCCATCGATGGCCTGAACACCCTGGTCCGGGGGCAGAAACTGCCGGTGTTCTCCGGTTCCGGTCTGCCCCATGCCCAGCTGGCTGCCCAGATCGCCCGGCAGGCCCGGGTACGGGGCACCGACGAAAAGTTCGCCGTGGTGTTCGCTGCCGTAGGGATCACCTTCGAAGAAGCCAACTTCTTCATGCAGGACTTCAACCGGACCGGGGCCCTGAGCCGTGCGGTGATGTTCATCAACCTGGCCAACGACCCGGCGGTAGAACGGATCGCAACCCCCCGTATGGCCATTACCGCGGCGGAATATCTGGCCTTTGAACTGGATATGCACGTGCTGGTCATCATCACCGACATCACCAACTATGCCGATGCCCTCCGGGAAGTGTCCGCTGCCCGGAAGGAAGTCCCGGGGCGCCGGGGCTACCCTGGGTATCTGTATACGGACCTGGCTACCATGTACGAACGGGCCGGCCGGATCCGGGGCAAGAAGGGCTCCATTACCATGATCCCCATCCTGTCCATGCCGGAAGACGACAAGACCCACCCCATCCCTGACCTGACCGGGTACATCACCGAAGGCCAGATCATCCTGTCCAGGGAACTGTACCGGAAAGGGCTGACGCCGCCCATCGACGTGCTGCCTTCCCTGTCCCGTCTGAAGGATAAAGGGGTGGGCAAGGGCAAGACCCGGGAAGACCATGCGGATACCATGAACCAGCTGTTCGCCGCCTATTCCCGGGGGAAACAGGCCAAGGAACTGGCCACCATCCTGGGGGATTCCGCCCTCAGCAAGGTGGATAAGCTGTATGCCCAATTCGCCGATGCCTTTGAAAAGGAATACGTCTCCCAGGGGTACCGGACCAACCGGTCCATCGAAGAGACCCTGGATCTGGGCTGGAAGCTGCTGGGAATCCTGCCCCGCAGCGAGCTGAAACGGATCCGGGATGAATACCTGGACAAATACTACAAACCGGCGGACGGCAGCAAGGGGGAATAA